One genomic region from Dermacentor variabilis isolate Ectoservices chromosome 6, ASM5094787v1, whole genome shotgun sequence encodes:
- the LOC142586402 gene encoding uncharacterized protein LOC142586402, with protein METIEERQQRLEKERLRQEGRNVANRQKRALETPEEREQRLEKERPRRETEKENRKRRRIEEAAMRQLQQRQTSEEIAEERRREHATRVAEFDAATREFAKRFTNNPFGYACSVCARLWHKEKLTPVTPAMFPTLCQAFPEWTDNQLAGAVVCNTCKGSLRKQKIPFYRTSNGYKYPPMPKGLPRLNPVAERLVSPRIPFVQIRRLMNWKNGQYGIKGPIVNVPVSTDAMLKQLPRNVDDQHQILVNIKRRRIDKGVYLADEVSREVLLPWIKVLQDSPLYRHYGITFDIDRVMEMIAEAEQNTGADLEDCDDGAEDEDSPMFDAAALMMDQRTLMFDEDEMLNHTVTMAPGEGQRPISILYDTHAEELSFPQIYLGHPRYIKPEARPSVISMAASEIRRSDRRGALPDHVLYMGAKVIRYRVGDNMKTFFKNAPGLQALTREDVENPEKVQNLVERDLGFMKGVPNNVQYWHTRKGELFAMIRQLGKPTAFVTLSASEMHWPDLLKLLKKLKVAKDEVDYDEEEMDRYYAAVLVNEDPVVCAIYFEHMVRVIMQILCNKLISPFRPNHVVEYFKRIEFQHRGSAHAHILLWLANAPNEQVENGGMPETVALPERILSLNNEALARPRCQRHEHTHTCYKGSRKTCRFNFPLWPMPCTVVLTPLASPKKEEDPEGAKHFENLKATRDALHDVLQHTIYASFEYMWEQHGIRDFGHYQMVIRAGLTRPTLMLKRDLDQCNVNAFNPWIGHVLNSNMDLQIILDVYACAAYVVEYVNKSNRGVYSLNRALRAIFDEDAENKLTYELALRKLGVRILNGIEMSAQEAAWVLLQFHMSETSTDVIFVNTVWPEERIRSKKTKDEMDREHLEATSTDIWRKSAIDKYEERPPELEDLTLAEFMTEYSSKGKLTKRTKRAILRCRDYDINDVVNYKREHVMLYVPFRRENEFLDRNKFETIFDENKERPMEVKEKFNSGVTSAELLEYVKNINESMGIEDDERAVAAAEGEVRGATRAKVVVENDDTDIVPENAVASALVASNCPAVKKREDCMPLEDFYARMRMTNHRQRMIIEEVIHRLTTEDSEPLRIFFTGPAGCGKTFTLHLIMDVYNRYCKSKKIAYGDAEISRVNAYVACATTGKAAVALNGVTVHSAFKMVMSNTREDKGLSAADLNTFRTLFKGVRCVIIDEVSMLSSDLLRQVDRRLRQIRADRMREPFGAFDVILCGDMRQLPPVRASEVYKRPKSNAAVFSTEVMAWHTLEYLPLTQVVRQSDVVFSNLLTKIGDGAMLEDFEVELPESRFVDAEEAGSRSEAVRLYYSNADVDAYNDKIAKRSQDKVDHPARDFITGYRSQDEKDAAARALETSGRVETGNLPATIALCAEKPYMLLKNIDITDGLVNGMVGKLKLIEYDAQGEPCRVWLRCPPGVGILAKAKLAQRGYRRNMNAWIPIDLMSMQFQLKGKLLKHTSVKRTQFPLVPASAMTIHKSQGGTFDAVVYEYAANHPQKLVYVALSRATSLEGLYLTNKDGCHKFTHRGPNPDRALKAEFERLQRTLWKRPLAAAKG; from the coding sequence ATGGAAACCATCGAAGAGCGACAACAGCGACTCGAAAAGGAACGACTGAGACAGGAAGGGAGAAATGTTGCCAACCGACAGAAGCGTGCTTTAGAAACTCCCGAAGAACGAGAGCAGCGCCTCGAAAAGGAGCGGCCCAGACGAGAAACGGAGAAGGAAAATCGGAAGAGGCGACGCATCGAAGAGGCGGCCATGCGTCAGCTACAGCAACGACAAACCagcgaggagattgccgaagagCGCCGCAGGGAGCACGCCACAAGAGTGGCCGAGTTTGATGCCGCAACACGTGAGTTTGCCAAGCGCTTCACCAACAATCCGTTTGGTTATGCATGTTCGGTGTGCGCCCGCCTATGGCACAAAGAAAAGCTTACGCCGGTGACTCCCGCGATGTTCCCCACGCTGTGTCAAGCATTTCCAGAGTGGACCGATAATCAGTTGGCCGGAGCCGTGGTTTGCAACACGTGTAAGGGCAGCCTCAGAAAGCAAAAGATTCCCTTCTACAGAACGTCCAACGGTTACAAGTACCCGCCGATGCCAAAGGGGCTGCCGCGCCTAAACCCGGTCGCCGAGAGACTCGTGTCCCCACGCATACCCTTCGTTCAAATCCGAAGGCTTATGAACTGGAAGAACGGCCAGTACGGCATTAAGGGCCCCATCGTGAACGTGCCGGTGAGCACGGACGCAATGCTCAAGCAACTGCCGAGAAACGTGGACGACCAACACCAGATCCTAGTGAACATCAAGAGGCGCCGCATCGATAAGGGCGTCTACTTGGCCGACGAGGTCTCCCGCGAGGTGCTGCTGCCGTGGATCAAGGTCTTGCAAGACTCCCCGCTGTACCGGCACTACGGCATCACGTTCGACATCGACAGAGTCATGGAGATGATCGCCGAGGCCGAACAAAACACCGGGGCGGACCTCGAGGATTGCGACGACGGCGCAGAAGACGAAGACAGCCCGATGTTCGACGCGGCCGCCCTGATGATGGACCAACGCACCCTGATGTTCGACGAGGACGAGATGCTAAACCACACCGTGACGATGGCTCCCGGGGAAGGGCAGAGGCCGATCAGCATTCTCTACGACACCCACGCAGAAGAGCTCTCCTTCCCGCAGATCTATCTCGGCCACCCCCGATACATCAAGCCGGAGGCGAGACCGAGCGTCATTTCGATGGCCGCGTCGGAAATTCGCCGTAGCGACAGACGAGGAGCGCTACCGGATCACGTCCTCTACATGGGCGCGAAGGTGATACGCTATCGCGTCGGCGACAACATGAAGACATTCTTCAAGAACGCCCCCGGATTGCAGGCGTTGACGAGAGAGGACGTGGAGAATCCCGAAAAGGTCCAGAACCTGGTAGAACGAGACCTGGGATTTATGAAGGGCGTGCCTAATAACGTACAATACTGGCACACCCGCAAGGGCGAGCTCTTTGCCATGATACGCCAATTGGGCAAGCCCACGGCGTTTGTCACCCTCTCGGCCTCAGAGATGCATTGGCCCGACCTCCTgaagctcctgaagaaactaaaGGTTGCAAAGGACGAAGTCGACTATGACGAAGAGGAGATGGACAGGTACTACGCGGCCGTCCTGGTGAACGAGGACCCGGTGGTTTGCGCCATCTACTTTGAACATATGGTCAGAGTAATCATGCAGATACTTTGCAACAAACTCATAAGCCCCTTCCGGCCAAACCACGTCGTCGAATACTTCAAACGCATCGAATTCCAACACCGAGGCAGTGCTCACGCACACATTCTCCTCTGGCTTGCTAACGCGCCTAATGAACAGGTGGAGAACGGCGGGATGCCCGAGACGGTTGCTTTGCCCGAACGCATCCTGTCCCTGAACAACGAGGCCTTGGCCAGGCCCAGGTGCCAACGCCACGAGCACACCCACACGTGCTACAAGGGATCGAGGAAGACGTGTCGCTTCAACTTCCCCTTGTGGCCGATGCCTTGCACCGTGGTGTTGACTCCACTGGCCTCGCCAAAAAAGGAAGAAGACCCCGAGGGCGCCAAGCACTTTGAAAACCTCAAGGCGACGAGGGATGCTCTGCACGACGTCTTGCAACACACGATTTACGCGTCGTTTGAATACATGTGGGAACAGCACGGCATCCGCGACTTTGGGCACTACCAGATGGTGATCCGAGCTGGCCTTACGAGGCCCACCCTGATGCTCAAGCGAGACCTGGACCAATGCAACGTCAACGCATTCAACCCGTGGATTGGCCACGTCCTCAACTCGAACATGGACCTGCAGATAATCCTGGACGTGTACGCCTGTGCCGCCTACGTGGTCGAGTACGTAAACAAGTCCAATCGTGGCGTCTATTCCCTCAACCGAGCCCTCCGGGCCATCTTCGACGAAGACGCGGAGAACAAGCTGACGTACGAGCTGGCCCTACGCAAACTCGGCGTGCGCATCTTGAACGGAATTGAAATGTCCGCACAAGAAGCGGCCTGGGTGTTGCTGCAGTTCCACATGAGTGAAACCAGCACGGACGTCATCTTCGTGAACACGGTGTGGCCCGAAGAGCGGATTCGCAGCAAGAAGACGAAGGACGAAATGGACAGGGAACATCTCGAAGCGACCAGCACCGACATTTGGCGGAAGAGCGCTATCGACAAATACGAAGAACGCCCTCCCGAGCTGGAAGACCTCACGCTGGCCGAATTCATGACCGAATACAGCTCGAAAGGCAAGCTGACTAAGCGCACGAAGAGGGCGATCCTCCGATGCCGCGACTACGACATCAACGACGTCGTCAACTACAAGAGGGAGCACGTGATGCTGTACGTGCCCTTTAGGAGGGAAAACGAGTTTCTAGATCGCAACAAGTTCGAGACCATCTTCGACGAAAACAAGGAGAGACCCATGGAGGTCAAGGAGAAGTTCAATAGCGGCGTAACCAGTGCCGAGCTCTTGGAATACGTCAAAAACATCAACGAGAGCATGGGAATAGAGGACGACGAGCGCGCGGTGGCCGCAGCGGAAGGAGAGGTGAGAGGCGCGACTCGGGCCAAAGTCGTGGTCGAGAACGACGACACCGATATCGTGCCCGAGAACGCGGTCGCGAGCGCCTTGGTCGCCTCGAACTGCCCCGCCGTGAAGAAGCGGGaagactgcatgccgctagaagACTTCTATGCGAGGATGAGGATGACTAACCACCGGCAGCGCATGATAATCGAGGAAGTGATTCATCGCCTCACGACCGAAGACTCCGAGCCCCTCCGAATCTTCTTCACCGGTCCGGCCGGCTGCGGCAAGACCTTCACCCTCCACCTCATCATGGACGTCTACAACAGATACTGCAAAAGCAAGAAGATCGCTTACGGAGACGCCGAGATCTCGAGGGTTAACGCCTACGTGGCCTGCGCCACGACGGGCAAGGCCGCGGTCGCCTTAAACGGAGTGACCGTCCACTCGGCCTTCAAGATGGTCATGTCCAACACCCGCGAGGACAAGGGTCTCTCCGCGGCCGACCTAAACACGTTCAGAACCCTCTTCAAGGGAGTGAGATGCGTAATCATCGACGAGGTCAGCATGCTCTCCTCCGATTTGCTCCGGCAGGTCGACCGAAGGCTCCGCCAAATCAGGGCCGACAGGATGAGAGAGCCCTTCGGGGCCTTCGACGTCATTCTGTGCGGAGACATGAGGCAACTGCCACCCGTTAGAGCGTCCGAGGTGTACAAGCGACCCAAGTCCAATGCAGCCGTGTTCAGCACCGAGGTCATGGCGTGGCATACCCTCGAATACTTGCCCCTGACTCAAGTGGTCCGCCAGAGCGACGTGGTCTTCTCCAACCTTCTAACCAAGATCGGAGACGGCGCCATGCTGGAGGACTTTGAAGTGGAGCTCCCCGAGTCCAGATTCGTCGACGCGGAAGAGGCGGGAAGTCGCTCCGAAGCCGTGCGGCTCTACTACAGCAATGCAGACGTCGATGCGTACAACGACAAGATCGCAAAGCGCTCCCAAGACAAGGTAGACCACCCGGCCAGAGATTTCATAACCGGGTATAGGTCCCAGGACGAAAAGGACGCGGCGGCCAGAGCGCTGGAAACGTCCGGCCGAGTCGAGACTGGGAATTTACCCGCGACCATTGCTCTGTGCGCAGAGAAACCGTACATGCTTCTAAAGAACATAGACATAACCGATGGCCTGGTAAACGGAATGGTCGGGAAACTGAAGCTCATCGAGTACGATGCACAGGGAGAGCCCTGCCGAGTCTGGCTGCGCTGCCCCCCTGGAGTTGGAATCTTGGCCAAGGCAAAGCTGGCCCAGCGCGGCTACAGACGAAACATGAATGCCTGGATACCCATCGACCTCATGTCCATGCAATTCCAGCTGAAGGGAAAACTGCTGAAACACACGTCGGTGAAACGCACCCAGTTCCCCCTGGTACCCGCAAGCGCGATGACGATTCACAAATCCCAGGGAGGAACCTTCGACGCGGTCGTCTACGAGTATGCGGCCAACCACCCCCAAAAGCTGGTCTATGTGGCCCTTAGCAGAGCCACGAGCCTGGAAGGCCTCTACTTGACCAACAAGGACGGCTGCCACAAGTTCACGCATAGAGGCCCAAACCCCGACAGGGCGCTTAAAGCAGAGTTTGAACGCTTACAGCGCACCCTCTGGAAACGGCCTTTAGCCGCTGCGAAAGGCTAG